One genomic region from Kamptonema formosum PCC 6407 encodes:
- a CDS encoding site-2 protease family protein, with the protein MLFLLWLLLLGLITYFSLQRGVSRITRTPVWVLWLVMMTPGLIWGTWILVHGSNKPLPVELAIAPLVVCPCLYWLLVQWGRKEIPAPTAEVAIAPQTPDSEEKKPKFRPIDKLEEANLRDCFPWSVYYLQHLEFRPQSVICRGQLRTNSETAYQTIRENVEKYFGDRFLVIFQNSLSGKPFFALVPNPKRVNAQNTLNNERLTRPFLALGLLLVTLFTTTIAGTEIAGITEKSLQSDPALLLKGLPYAISLLLILGTHESGHYLAARFYKIRSTLPYFIPVPFFLGTFGAFIQMRSPIPNRKALFDISIAGPLAGLVISLPFMVWGLANSTVVPLSDRSGLLNFESFNPQFSLLLALLSKLTLGSSLTADNAINLHPVAVAGYLGLVVTAFNLMPVGQLDGGHIVHAMFGQKISMAIGQIARFLMLLLALLEPGLLLWAVLLFLMPLNDEPALNDVSELDNWRDLLGLVSLGLLVMILLPAPRGITGLFG; encoded by the coding sequence ATGCTATTCCTATTATGGTTGCTACTACTGGGATTAATTACATACTTTTCGTTACAACGGGGTGTTAGCCGCATTACTCGGACTCCCGTATGGGTTTTGTGGTTGGTGATGATGACACCGGGGTTGATTTGGGGTACATGGATTTTAGTTCATGGTTCCAATAAGCCGCTACCTGTAGAGTTAGCGATCGCGCCTTTAGTTGTTTGTCCTTGTTTGTACTGGCTGTTGGTACAGTGGGGACGTAAGGAGATACCCGCGCCCACTGCTGAAGTTGCGATCGCACCTCAAACCCCAGACAGCGAAGAGAAAAAGCCGAAATTCCGCCCAATTGACAAACTAGAAGAAGCTAACCTCCGAGATTGTTTTCCTTGGTCAGTTTACTACCTACAACATTTGGAATTTCGCCCCCAATCAGTGATTTGTCGCGGACAATTGCGGACGAATTCAGAGACGGCCTATCAGACAATTAGAGAGAATGTTGAGAAGTATTTTGGCGATCGCTTTCTCGTAATCTTTCAAAATAGTCTTAGCGGTAAACCATTTTTTGCCTTAGTTCCCAATCCTAAAAGAGTTAATGCCCAAAATACTCTCAATAATGAACGCTTAACGCGACCATTTTTAGCTCTGGGTTTATTGTTAGTAACGCTGTTTACCACAACAATTGCTGGCACAGAAATTGCAGGTATTACCGAGAAATCTTTGCAGTCCGATCCTGCTCTCTTGCTCAAAGGATTGCCTTACGCAATCTCACTGCTCTTAATATTAGGAACCCACGAATCCGGCCACTATCTGGCTGCTCGGTTCTACAAAATTCGCTCAACTTTGCCTTATTTTATTCCCGTGCCATTTTTCTTAGGTACTTTTGGCGCATTCATCCAGATGCGGAGTCCAATACCGAATCGGAAAGCTTTATTTGACATCAGTATTGCTGGCCCACTAGCAGGTTTAGTAATCTCGTTACCATTTATGGTTTGGGGTTTGGCTAACTCTACTGTTGTTCCTCTATCCGATCGATCGGGGCTATTAAATTTTGAGTCTTTCAATCCCCAGTTTTCGCTACTGCTAGCTTTGTTAAGCAAATTAACCCTTGGAAGCAGTTTAACTGCGGACAATGCTATTAATTTGCATCCGGTAGCAGTGGCAGGTTATTTAGGTTTAGTGGTAACGGCATTTAATTTAATGCCTGTGGGACAGTTGGACGGAGGCCACATTGTCCACGCGATGTTTGGTCAAAAAATTAGCATGGCTATCGGGCAAATTGCACGATTTTTAATGTTGCTGCTTGCTTTGTTAGAGCCGGGGCTTTTGCTGTGGGCAGTGCTTTTATTTTTGATGCCACTTAACGATGAACCAGCACTTAATGATGTTAGTGAATTGGATAATTGGCGCGATTTATTGGGATTGGTTTCTTTAGGGTTATTGGTGATGATTTTGTTGCCTGCACCGAGGGGTATTACTGGGTTATTTGGGTGA
- a CDS encoding MBL fold metallo-hydrolase — protein sequence MTQQSSTSKQPRPVLENIFAFPPNRDTLGATAYFIVENQMNILVDSPAWDETNQAFLRSLGGVHWLFLTHRGAIGKAKEIQQAMSCNIVIQEQEAYLLPGLSVTPFSQEWALSDHCQGIWTPGHSPGSSCLYYAGCGGVLFTGRHLLPNQQGAPTPLRTAKTFHWPRQIQSVKLLIDRFSPETLQYICPAANTGLLRGKRAIAQAYEQLASLDLAACLQGQSVL from the coding sequence TTGACACAACAGAGCTCTACATCCAAACAACCCAGGCCAGTCCTGGAGAACATCTTTGCTTTCCCACCTAACCGGGATACCCTGGGAGCGACAGCCTACTTCATTGTAGAAAACCAAATGAATATTCTGGTTGATAGTCCCGCGTGGGATGAGACAAACCAGGCATTTTTGCGCTCTCTCGGCGGCGTACACTGGCTATTTCTCACTCATCGGGGTGCTATTGGTAAGGCGAAGGAGATTCAGCAAGCAATGAGCTGCAACATCGTTATCCAAGAGCAAGAAGCTTATTTGTTACCGGGTTTAAGTGTAACGCCATTTTCCCAAGAGTGGGCGCTTAGTGACCATTGCCAAGGGATTTGGACACCAGGACACTCTCCGGGATCGTCCTGTCTCTATTATGCTGGTTGTGGCGGCGTGCTGTTTACGGGACGGCATTTGTTACCAAATCAGCAAGGTGCGCCGACACCGTTGCGGACGGCTAAAACTTTTCACTGGCCGCGACAAATACAAAGCGTTAAGTTGCTGATCGATCGCTTTTCGCCCGAAACTCTACAGTATATTTGTCCTGCTGCGAATACGGGACTACTGCGCGGGAAAAGAGCGATCGCGCAAGCTTACGAACAATTAGCGAGTCTGGATTTAGCAGCTTGTTTGCAAGGACAATCAGTATTGTGA
- a CDS encoding sugar O-acetyltransferase encodes MEPTEKQKMLAGQLYLASDAELIRDRRRARRLARIYNSTTEEEPEKRLEIIQELFASVGPKVEIEPPFFCDYGSNIYAGNGLYMNFGCIILDCNIVNIGENLLCGPNVQIYTAYHPTDPEIRLSGKELAAPIYIGNNVWIGGGSIICPGVTIGDNTTIGAGSVVVKDIPANVVAAGNPCRIIRHLA; translated from the coding sequence ATGGAACCAACAGAAAAGCAAAAAATGTTAGCAGGCCAATTATACTTGGCCAGCGATGCGGAATTAATCCGCGATCGCAGGCGAGCTCGCCGCCTTGCCAGAATCTATAACTCTACCACTGAAGAAGAACCAGAAAAACGATTAGAAATTATCCAAGAATTATTCGCCTCAGTCGGCCCAAAAGTTGAGATTGAGCCGCCTTTTTTCTGCGATTACGGTAGTAACATTTATGCTGGCAATGGTTTATATATGAACTTTGGCTGCATAATTCTCGACTGCAATATAGTTAACATTGGCGAAAATTTACTCTGCGGCCCCAACGTACAAATTTACACCGCCTATCATCCTACTGACCCAGAAATTCGTCTCTCTGGTAAAGAACTCGCCGCACCGATTTATATTGGTAATAATGTTTGGATTGGCGGCGGTAGTATCATTTGTCCGGGAGTAACTATTGGCGACAATACCACTATCGGTGCTGGCAGCGTTGTTGTCAAAGATATCCCCGCAAATGTTGTCGCCGCCGGCAATCCTTGCCGAATTATTCGCCATTTAGCTTAA
- a CDS encoding KamA family radical SAM protein — MKQNKVLAKPMINRFPREEICQIFGETYDPNRWNNWHWQMRHRLSKLEHFQGLLKLTAAEQRGLSIAPEKFAVAVTPHFASLLDPEDPLCPLRLQVVPKEEELTIDRADMVDPCSEDEDSPVPGLVHRYPDRVLLLALDTCAAYCRYCTRSRLVSQGEMYPVTRRIDAIIAYLEEHTEVRDVLISGGDPLLMSDEPLDNLLRRLRAIPHIEFVRIGSRVPSFLPQRITPELVAVLRKHRVWLSLHFCHLRELTPEVAQACDLLADGGIPLGSQTVLLKGVNDSEQALKDLFHGLLKLRVRPYYLYQCDPVIGTAHLRTSVQTGIDLISKLRGHTTGYAVPTYVIDAPGGGGKVPIQADTLIAYENGKTTVRNWEGKTYTYLDPV; from the coding sequence ATGAAGCAAAACAAAGTCCTTGCTAAACCTATGATAAATAGGTTTCCGCGTGAGGAAATTTGTCAGATATTTGGGGAGACTTACGACCCCAATCGCTGGAATAACTGGCACTGGCAAATGCGACATCGGTTGAGTAAGCTGGAACACTTTCAAGGTTTGCTAAAGCTCACTGCCGCCGAACAACGAGGACTTTCGATCGCCCCAGAAAAGTTTGCTGTAGCTGTGACACCGCACTTTGCGTCCCTGCTTGACCCGGAAGATCCCCTTTGCCCGCTGCGGTTGCAGGTGGTTCCAAAAGAGGAAGAACTGACAATCGATCGCGCAGATATGGTAGACCCATGCAGCGAAGACGAGGATAGCCCAGTACCCGGACTGGTACATCGTTATCCCGATCGGGTGTTACTGCTTGCCCTAGACACTTGCGCCGCCTACTGTCGTTATTGCACGCGATCGCGTTTAGTCAGCCAAGGCGAAATGTACCCAGTGACGCGGCGGATAGATGCCATTATCGCCTACCTAGAGGAACATACCGAAGTGCGCGACGTGCTAATTTCTGGTGGCGATCCCCTGTTGATGTCTGATGAGCCTTTAGACAACTTACTTAGGCGCTTACGTGCCATTCCTCACATTGAATTTGTGCGTATCGGTTCCCGCGTACCGAGTTTCTTACCCCAGCGAATTACACCTGAACTCGTTGCCGTGCTTCGCAAGCATCGCGTGTGGCTGTCTTTACACTTCTGTCACCTGCGGGAACTGACCCCGGAAGTAGCACAAGCCTGCGATTTACTGGCTGATGGTGGCATTCCTTTAGGCAGTCAGACTGTACTGCTCAAAGGTGTTAACGACTCCGAACAGGCGCTCAAGGATCTGTTTCACGGTTTGCTCAAACTGCGCGTGCGACCTTACTATCTTTACCAATGCGATCCAGTTATCGGTACTGCCCATTTGCGGACAAGCGTGCAAACAGGTATCGATCTAATATCCAAACTGCGCGGTCATACCACTGGGTACGCCGTACCCACCTATGTAATTGATGCTCCTGGTGGTGGTGGCAAAGTGCCAATTCAAGCTGACACCCTAATTGCTTACGAGAACGGCAAAACTACTGTGCGTAATTGGGAAGGCAAGACGTATACTTATTTAGATCCCGTGTAG
- a CDS encoding D-alanine--D-alanine ligase family protein produces MGLFIGLCYDIKEEYLQIGLSATDVMDFEDEETIIGLENTLCGLGHKVERIGNGRELALRLVKGDRWDLIFNIAEGLKGRSREAQVPAVCELFAQPYTFSDPLTCALTLDKAMTKRVVRDFGLPTAPFEVVSTSEQAIAISLPMPLFLKPIAEGSSKGITEKSLVKESQDLVAVYQALQEEFQQPVLVETFLPGKEIAVGIVGNGNQARVIAVMEIIFTKKAEIAAYTALNKDKYLERVSYRLLTDPEPLAAQARQLALDVYHSLGCLDAARVELRGDVTGELQFLEVNPLSGIHPINSDLVIMARLAGIEYAQLIGEIVESAWQRYKG; encoded by the coding sequence ATGGGGCTTTTTATTGGTTTGTGTTATGACATCAAGGAAGAGTATCTTCAGATCGGTTTGAGCGCCACCGATGTCATGGATTTCGAGGATGAAGAAACCATCATCGGGCTAGAAAATACACTCTGCGGTTTGGGTCACAAAGTTGAACGCATCGGCAATGGTAGAGAACTTGCTCTTAGGTTAGTAAAGGGCGATCGCTGGGATTTGATCTTCAACATCGCCGAAGGACTCAAAGGTCGCTCTCGCGAGGCCCAAGTCCCAGCAGTCTGCGAATTATTCGCTCAACCATATACCTTTTCCGACCCGCTTACTTGCGCCCTTACCCTTGATAAGGCGATGACTAAGCGCGTAGTTCGGGATTTCGGTTTGCCTACAGCACCCTTTGAAGTGGTGAGTACATCCGAACAAGCGATCGCAATATCCCTTCCCATGCCTTTATTCCTAAAACCGATCGCAGAAGGAAGTTCTAAAGGGATAACAGAAAAATCCCTAGTCAAAGAAAGCCAAGATTTAGTTGCAGTATATCAAGCGCTACAGGAAGAATTCCAGCAACCCGTTCTGGTAGAAACTTTCCTTCCCGGTAAGGAAATCGCGGTAGGTATTGTCGGTAACGGTAATCAAGCTAGAGTAATCGCCGTGATGGAAATAATTTTTACCAAAAAAGCAGAAATCGCCGCCTACACAGCCCTAAATAAAGATAAATATCTCGAGCGAGTATCCTATAGGTTACTGACAGACCCCGAACCTTTAGCCGCACAAGCAAGACAATTAGCTTTGGATGTTTACCACAGTCTGGGTTGTCTCGATGCCGCCCGCGTAGAACTACGCGGCGATGTGACTGGTGAATTGCAGTTTTTAGAGGTGAACCCATTGTCAGGGATACACCCTATTAACTCAGACCTAGTTATTATGGCACGTCTGGCTGGAATAGAATATGCACAACTAATTGGTGAAATTGTTGAATCAGCATGGCAAAGATATAAAGGCTAA
- a CDS encoding class I SAM-dependent methyltransferase: MKLLNQHGKDIKAKAIYFFKEAYRLLKKGGVFTYFCSRGVESLSDTDRQLLRETGFLNMGGTVCSVNPPASCLYWHEKTMFAPIIIK; the protein is encoded by the coding sequence GTGAAATTGTTGAATCAGCATGGCAAAGATATAAAGGCTAAAGCGATTTATTTCTTTAAAGAAGCCTATCGCCTTCTTAAAAAAGGAGGTGTTTTTACTTACTTTTGTAGTAGAGGAGTAGAATCTCTTTCAGACACAGATCGTCAATTATTAAGAGAAACAGGATTTTTAAATATGGGAGGTACGGTTTGTTCAGTAAATCCGCCTGCAAGTTGTTTGTACTGGCATGAAAAAACTATGTTTGCACCGATTATCATCAAATAA
- the gntT gene encoding guanitoxin biosynthesis MATE family efflux transporter GntT, producing MNLMLNSQYDFVPRYFRLALANVLSNIMVPLANLVSVIFLGHLEGIEHLAGVALAGNLLNFLYEIFLFLRMGTTGVTAQAVGRNDREGVLLVGLRNGLIALVLGIAIALLQYPLGELGFAFLDVAPEVKASGLAYFNTQIWGAPAILLNFVLIGWFLGQEKNSLVVVVSVVGNAAKIALDYLLIIRWGWESTGAGVSYAISQYLCLFVGLIFLCKEIHWQEVREVAGKIWCPSAIRSTLTLNGNIFVSNLIFIFTSLTFNYQGAQMGTIIYAQNALLLQICNFSIYFVEGLGFGTETLVGNFKGKGFSQQLVPLARFSLGSALLVGIAFGGACWLFPNTVFGLLTNHTEVTENIDIFVPWLLLVLVFSSINFMLDGYFLGLAQGHTLRNVSLVALVLGFLPADVAAINFESNHILWLSLLLFEAIRMVTLGVQLPKTFVSDIEDVDVSLKALEESQNLTLAREETRQ from the coding sequence ATGAACCTGATGCTCAATAGCCAGTATGACTTCGTACCTCGCTACTTCCGACTCGCTCTAGCCAACGTCCTATCAAATATTATGGTGCCACTGGCAAATTTAGTCAGCGTCATCTTCTTAGGTCATCTGGAAGGAATCGAACACTTAGCAGGAGTTGCCTTAGCTGGAAACCTGCTTAATTTTCTTTACGAGATTTTTCTGTTTTTACGCATGGGTACTACTGGCGTAACAGCTCAAGCGGTGGGACGAAATGACCGAGAAGGCGTGCTGTTAGTCGGACTGCGTAATGGTTTAATTGCTCTGGTACTTGGTATCGCGATCGCACTATTGCAGTACCCTTTAGGAGAATTAGGGTTTGCCTTCCTAGATGTCGCACCAGAAGTTAAAGCTTCAGGTCTAGCCTATTTCAATACCCAAATTTGGGGAGCACCCGCCATTTTGCTCAATTTTGTCTTAATTGGTTGGTTTTTAGGACAAGAAAAAAATAGTTTAGTTGTGGTGGTGTCTGTCGTTGGCAATGCTGCCAAAATTGCACTCGACTACCTCTTGATTATCCGGTGGGGTTGGGAAAGTACGGGGGCTGGAGTTTCCTATGCTATCAGCCAATATCTATGCCTATTCGTGGGATTGATTTTTTTGTGCAAAGAAATCCACTGGCAAGAGGTACGAGAGGTAGCTGGAAAAATTTGGTGTCCCTCAGCGATACGATCTACTTTAACCCTAAATGGAAACATTTTTGTCAGCAATTTAATTTTTATCTTTACCTCTTTAACTTTTAACTATCAGGGAGCACAGATGGGGACGATTATCTACGCTCAAAATGCCTTGCTTTTACAGATATGCAATTTCAGTATCTATTTTGTTGAAGGATTGGGATTCGGTACGGAAACTCTAGTGGGAAATTTTAAAGGGAAAGGATTTTCACAACAGTTAGTACCTCTGGCTCGATTTTCTCTGGGAAGTGCTTTGCTGGTAGGAATTGCTTTCGGCGGAGCTTGTTGGCTATTTCCCAATACTGTTTTTGGGTTGTTGACGAATCACACCGAAGTTACTGAAAACATTGATATTTTTGTTCCCTGGTTGCTACTCGTTCTCGTATTCAGTTCAATAAACTTTATGCTAGATGGGTATTTCTTAGGTTTGGCCCAAGGGCATACCCTCCGCAATGTTAGCTTAGTTGCTCTTGTACTGGGATTTTTACCTGCGGATGTAGCTGCTATTAACTTTGAGAGTAACCATATTTTGTGGCTGTCTTTGCTGTTGTTTGAAGCTATCAGAATGGTGACGCTGGGGGTACAGTTGCCTAAGACATTTGTTAGCGATATTGAGGATGTTGATGTCTCCTTAAAGGCTCTAGAAGAATCTCAAAACTTGACTCTGGCTAGGGAAGAAACCCGTCAGTAA
- a CDS encoding glutathione S-transferase family protein, giving the protein MLKLYGGARSRASIVQWYLEEIEIPYEFVLLDMKAGAHLQPEFLAINPFGKVPAIADGDFKLWESGAILLYLAHKYGKMPASLERQAEVGQWVLFGNATLGPGILLEANRDRETSRLLTPLNQILEQQPFLMGDEFSVVDVAVGSILAYIPMVMQFDFTPYPAVFDYIKRISERPAFQKAIGGGK; this is encoded by the coding sequence ATGCTAAAACTTTATGGAGGAGCCCGCAGTCGGGCCTCGATCGTTCAGTGGTACTTAGAGGAAATAGAAATACCTTATGAGTTTGTGTTGCTAGATATGAAAGCAGGAGCTCATTTACAGCCAGAGTTTTTGGCAATTAACCCTTTTGGGAAAGTTCCTGCGATCGCAGATGGAGATTTTAAACTTTGGGAATCGGGCGCGATTCTGCTATACCTAGCTCACAAATATGGTAAAATGCCTGCATCTTTGGAGAGGCAAGCTGAAGTTGGGCAGTGGGTATTATTTGGCAATGCAACTTTGGGGCCAGGGATTTTGCTAGAAGCGAATCGCGATCGCGAAACCTCTCGTTTATTAACCCCACTCAATCAAATCTTAGAGCAGCAACCGTTCTTAATGGGAGATGAATTCAGCGTCGTAGATGTAGCCGTCGGTTCAATTTTGGCTTACATTCCGATGGTAATGCAATTCGACTTTACCCCTTATCCCGCAGTTTTCGACTACATCAAGCGTATATCAGAGCGACCGGCATTTCAAAAAGCGATCGGCGGGGGCAAATAA
- a CDS encoding photosystem II reaction center protein K, with protein sequence MEAALLLAKLPEAYSIFNPLVDVLPVIPVFFLLLAFVWQAAVGFR encoded by the coding sequence ATGGAAGCTGCACTGCTATTGGCAAAGCTGCCCGAAGCTTACTCAATCTTTAACCCCTTGGTTGACGTTTTGCCCGTGATTCCTGTGTTTTTCTTGCTGCTGGCTTTTGTGTGGCAGGCTGCGGTTGGTTTCAGATAA
- the tgt gene encoding tRNA guanosine(34) transglycosylase Tgt, with product MPDNFSFQSQAKCSQTQARAGIFTTPHGSVETPRFMPVGTLANVKTLTPAHLEAAGAQMVLANTYHLHLQPGEGIVAGAGGLHKFMAWKGPILTDSGGFQVFSLSEIRTIGEDGVKFRSPRDGMMIHMTPELSIQIQNDLGADVIMAFDECPPYPASREDVAAATDRTYRWLKRCIASHQRSDQALFGIVQGGVYPDLRSRAANQLVDLDLPGYAIGGVSVGEPGEMIEDIVKVTAPLLPPEKPRYLMGIGTYREMAVAIAAGVDLFDCVIPTRLARHGAVLVGGERWNLKNAQFREDYGPVDKNCPCYTCQTFSRAYLSHLVRAHEALGHTLLSIHNVTELIRFTVRIREAILSDRFTEEFAHWLAPSTRSSANASC from the coding sequence ATGCCGGATAATTTTTCTTTTCAATCTCAGGCTAAATGTAGCCAAACACAAGCGCGTGCAGGTATTTTTACAACTCCCCACGGTTCGGTAGAAACACCTAGATTTATGCCAGTGGGGACGCTGGCTAATGTCAAAACTCTCACACCTGCACATCTAGAGGCGGCGGGTGCTCAGATGGTATTGGCGAATACTTACCATTTGCACCTGCAACCGGGGGAGGGAATTGTTGCCGGTGCTGGCGGATTGCACAAGTTTATGGCTTGGAAAGGCCCAATTTTGACGGATTCTGGTGGATTTCAGGTATTCAGTTTGAGTGAGATTCGCACGATTGGGGAGGATGGGGTGAAGTTTCGCTCTCCCCGCGATGGGATGATGATCCACATGACACCGGAACTTTCGATCCAAATTCAAAATGATTTGGGTGCGGATGTGATTATGGCTTTTGATGAGTGCCCGCCTTATCCCGCGTCACGGGAAGATGTGGCGGCGGCGACGGATCGCACTTACCGGTGGCTGAAACGGTGTATTGCTAGTCACCAAAGATCGGATCAGGCTTTGTTTGGTATTGTTCAAGGTGGGGTTTATCCAGATTTGCGATCGCGCGCGGCTAATCAGTTGGTAGATTTGGATTTACCTGGTTATGCGATCGGCGGGGTGAGTGTGGGTGAACCTGGGGAAATGATCGAAGATATTGTAAAGGTGACTGCACCGCTTTTACCTCCAGAAAAACCTCGCTATTTGATGGGAATTGGCACTTACCGGGAGATGGCAGTGGCGATCGCGGCTGGTGTAGATTTGTTTGACTGCGTGATTCCTACTCGCTTGGCGCGTCACGGGGCGGTTTTGGTAGGAGGGGAACGCTGGAATCTCAAAAATGCTCAGTTTCGAGAAGATTACGGCCCTGTTGATAAAAATTGCCCCTGCTATACTTGCCAAACTTTTAGCCGTGCTTATTTAAGTCACTTAGTCCGGGCTCACGAAGCTCTAGGTCATACTCTGCTGTCGATTCACAACGTTACGGAGTTAATTCGCTTTACTGTGCGGATCAGGGAGGCGATTCTGAGCGATCGCTTTACCGAAGAATTTGCTCATTGGCTTGCACCAAGTACCAGATCCTCTGCGAACGCCTCATGTTAA
- the cobS gene encoding adenosylcobinamide-GDP ribazoletransferase encodes MVDNNWVRYLSKYFRTQGTAFAAAIAFYTCLPVPISWTLEFRGIARLAPPIGLMIGGILGLVDAGLQFLGMPVLTRSALVVLSGITVTGGLHLDGAMDTADGLAVGDPQRRLEVMADSATGAFGAMAAIAIVLLKTAALSELNGDRWLALMAVAGWGRWGQLVAIARYPYLKATGKGAFHKDTFYSPLHFLPGLFLLLCLSSLQIILDRDRWLLATGMALGGAAIAILTGAWFNRRLGGHTGDTYGAVVEWTEALLLCLLAALQN; translated from the coding sequence ATGGTAGATAATAATTGGGTTCGCTATCTAAGTAAGTATTTCAGGACGCAGGGAACAGCTTTTGCTGCTGCTATTGCCTTCTACACTTGTTTGCCTGTACCCATCTCTTGGACTTTGGAATTTCGTGGTATTGCGCGTTTGGCTCCTCCAATCGGCTTGATGATAGGCGGTATATTGGGTCTAGTCGATGCTGGGTTGCAGTTTTTGGGGATGCCTGTACTTACGCGCTCGGCTTTGGTGGTTCTCAGTGGAATTACGGTAACGGGCGGTTTACACTTAGATGGAGCGATGGATACGGCTGATGGGTTGGCTGTTGGCGATCCCCAGCGGCGGCTGGAGGTGATGGCTGATAGTGCGACGGGAGCTTTTGGGGCGATGGCTGCGATCGCGATCGTGTTGTTGAAAACTGCGGCCCTGAGCGAGTTAAATGGCGATCGCTGGTTGGCTTTGATGGCGGTGGCTGGTTGGGGTAGATGGGGGCAATTAGTGGCGATCGCGCGTTATCCTTATCTGAAGGCTACTGGCAAAGGAGCTTTTCATAAAGATACTTTTTACTCGCCTCTGCATTTTTTACCCGGACTATTTTTATTGTTATGCCTGAGCAGTTTACAAATTATTTTAGACCGCGATCGCTGGCTTTTGGCAACAGGAATGGCTTTGGGGGGAGCGGCGATCGCTATTCTCACAGGAGCCTGGTTTAATCGCCGTTTAGGAGGTCATACCGGGGATACTTACGGTGCTGTTGTTGAGTGGACAGAGGCATTATTATTATGCCTTTTAGCCGCTTTACAAAATTAA
- a CDS encoding tocopherol cyclase family protein: MTENLQTPHSGYHWDGSVRRFFEGWYYRVTLPQKRQTFAFMYSIEDPAGNQPESGGAAQILGPDDGYLCRTFPNVNTFWGWRNALGLGHWGKTDLQIQPKYLEPQVFDSHIQEGYQATATWHQGYLHDPGSDRTCYWQYEIKPVYGWGNSGEAQQSTAGLLSSLPIFEPGWQILMAHGLASGWIEWDGDRYEFTDAPAYGEKNWGGAFPKKWFWLNCNCFDGESDLALTAGGGRRGVLWWMESVAMIGIHYRGKFYEFVPWNSEVKWDIDPWGRWQVNAKNSQFEVELIGTTELPGTLLRAPTEKGLVFCCRDTMQGKLSLQLRALQGKGNSKIILEAQSNLCGLETGGGPWDEAWRSQSEGLAINGHFNC; encoded by the coding sequence ATGACAGAAAATCTACAAACCCCTCATAGTGGCTATCACTGGGATGGTAGCGTTCGCCGCTTTTTTGAAGGTTGGTATTACCGAGTAACTTTACCACAAAAAAGGCAAACTTTTGCTTTTATGTATTCTATTGAAGATCCCGCAGGCAATCAACCTGAAAGCGGCGGGGCAGCGCAAATTCTCGGCCCGGATGATGGCTATTTATGCCGTACTTTCCCAAATGTAAACACATTTTGGGGATGGCGGAATGCTTTAGGTTTAGGCCATTGGGGTAAGACAGATTTACAGATTCAACCTAAATATTTAGAGCCGCAGGTGTTTGACTCCCATATCCAAGAAGGCTATCAAGCAACTGCTACCTGGCATCAGGGATATTTGCACGATCCGGGGAGCGATCGCACCTGCTACTGGCAATATGAAATTAAACCCGTTTACGGTTGGGGAAACTCCGGGGAAGCGCAGCAGTCAACTGCGGGTTTACTATCTAGTCTACCGATTTTTGAACCAGGATGGCAGATTTTAATGGCTCATGGTTTAGCGAGTGGCTGGATTGAATGGGATGGCGATCGCTATGAATTTACAGATGCACCAGCCTACGGCGAAAAAAATTGGGGTGGTGCTTTTCCTAAAAAGTGGTTTTGGCTTAATTGTAATTGTTTTGACGGCGAATCTGACTTAGCTTTAACTGCTGGCGGTGGCAGGCGAGGTGTGTTGTGGTGGATGGAATCTGTAGCGATGATTGGCATCCATTACAGAGGGAAATTCTATGAGTTTGTACCTTGGAATTCTGAGGTAAAATGGGATATTGACCCTTGGGGAAGGTGGCAGGTTAACGCTAAAAATAGTCAGTTTGAAGTTGAGTTGATTGGCACTACTGAACTGCCGGGAACACTGTTGCGAGCACCGACAGAAAAAGGTTTAGTATTCTGTTGCCGCGATACAATGCAGGGAAAACTCAGCTTACAACTTCGAGCATTGCAAGGCAAAGGTAATTCTAAAATTATTTTAGAGGCTCAGAGTAATCTTTGCGGTTTAGAAACCGGCGGCGGGCCTTGGGATGAAGCTTGGCGATCGCAAAGCGAGGGATTAGCAATTAATGGACATTTTAATTGTTGA